A genomic window from Oceanobacillus timonensis includes:
- a CDS encoding D-2-hydroxyacid dehydrogenase, protein MNIQNIVIVSPMVKELKEYIEQYKLNKSIRYITEDALTEEDLDWADAFCGFQVQKDTDYSKVKWVHSLGAGVDGFLYHQDWNENVLLTRTVCSFGQRIGEYCLSYILKDAQAHPIFSAQQGEKVWREMTPALLDQKTAVIYGTGEIGSKVATILSGFGMKVYGVSLSGKQKPAFNQVAAVDSDDSLIKEADYVMNTLPLTDKTADLFDKRFFDQVDHIGFINVGRGKSVVEEDLIEAIDREEVRFAVLDVFREEPLSDTHPFWKHPNITVTPHISAVTTAKEAVDCFVNTLHKVEAGDVLENKVDVQKGY, encoded by the coding sequence ATGAACATTCAAAACATCGTTATTGTTAGCCCAATGGTGAAGGAGTTAAAAGAATACATAGAACAATATAAATTGAACAAAAGCATTCGTTACATAACCGAAGATGCTCTTACCGAAGAAGACTTGGATTGGGCTGATGCTTTTTGCGGCTTTCAAGTACAGAAAGATACCGACTATAGTAAAGTAAAATGGGTACATTCTCTGGGAGCTGGCGTTGATGGCTTTTTGTATCATCAGGATTGGAATGAAAACGTATTATTAACACGGACCGTTTGTTCGTTTGGACAGCGTATTGGTGAATATTGTTTAAGTTATATTCTTAAGGATGCACAAGCTCATCCAATTTTTTCAGCACAGCAGGGTGAAAAAGTTTGGAGAGAAATGACCCCTGCGTTATTGGATCAGAAAACCGCCGTGATTTATGGAACCGGGGAAATTGGAAGCAAGGTAGCTACAATTCTATCTGGGTTTGGAATGAAGGTGTATGGTGTATCTTTAAGCGGGAAACAGAAGCCTGCTTTTAACCAAGTTGCAGCTGTTGACTCTGATGACTCGTTGATAAAAGAAGCTGATTATGTAATGAATACATTGCCATTAACCGATAAAACAGCTGATTTATTTGATAAGCGATTCTTTGATCAAGTTGATCATATTGGATTTATCAATGTGGGCAGAGGAAAGTCCGTCGTTGAAGAAGACTTGATAGAAGCAATCGATAGAGAAGAGGTGCGATTTGCAGTGTTGGATGTTTTCCGTGAAGAGCCGTTGTCGGACACACACCCTTTTTGGAAGCATCCGAATATAACGGTTACACCGCATATATCCGCTGTGACGACTGCTAAAGAAGCGGTGGATTGTTTTGTTAATACGCTGCATAAGGTGGAAGCGGGAGACGTTTTGGAAAATAAAGTGGATGTTCAAAAAGGATATTGA
- a CDS encoding SDR family NAD(P)-dependent oxidoreductase — protein sequence MRLQDKVTLITGAGTGIGKETAHLFAKEGAKLILTDVNVDGVKETEKEVKDLGAEAISIKHDVSQEADWQEVVKKAVDQFGTIDVLFNNAGIYIIKPITEIELDTWNKLMNINVTGTFLGMKHVLPVMQKQKSGSIINASSVAGLGGAPGHALYGASKGAVRIMSKDVAMEVARDQIRVNSIHPGYIDTQMADYGAEQQGKSTDEVGEGYPLGRLGKRAEVAKTVLFLASDDSSYTTGSEFPIDGGATNSL from the coding sequence ATGAGATTGCAAGATAAAGTTACATTAATCACAGGAGCTGGAACAGGTATTGGAAAAGAGACAGCTCACTTATTTGCAAAAGAAGGCGCAAAGCTTATTTTGACAGATGTCAATGTGGATGGTGTGAAAGAAACAGAAAAGGAAGTCAAAGACCTTGGAGCAGAGGCTATTTCGATAAAGCATGATGTGAGTCAGGAAGCGGATTGGCAAGAAGTTGTTAAAAAAGCAGTTGATCAGTTTGGTACCATTGACGTCTTGTTCAACAACGCCGGTATTTATATCATCAAGCCAATCACAGAAATCGAGTTAGATACATGGAATAAATTAATGAATATCAATGTGACAGGTACATTCTTAGGTATGAAGCATGTATTGCCAGTGATGCAGAAGCAAAAAAGTGGTTCCATTATCAATGCTTCTTCTGTTGCAGGACTCGGCGGAGCACCTGGACATGCTTTATATGGCGCAAGCAAAGGCGCTGTCCGCATTATGAGTAAGGATGTTGCGATGGAAGTTGCTAGAGATCAAATTCGCGTGAACTCTATCCATCCTGGTTATATTGACACGCAGATGGCAGATTATGGAGCAGAGCAGCAAGGAAAATCTACAGATGAAGTTGGAGAAGGGTATCCGCTTGGCCGGTTAGGAAAGCGGGCTGAGGTAGCGAAAACGGTGCTATTCTTAGCATCGGATGATTCTTCTTATACGACAGGATCAGAATTTCCAATTGATGGCGGGGCTACAAACTCGCTTTAG
- a CDS encoding PH domain-containing protein, translating into MNQEKRYHPLLMVYDIWRLIKNMFFLFLFLFIIRANSDFWLFTYGRLAIVLIFLLILLAIPIRWFTSKYKVGNENLQLNRRLVITSSRTISYATIQHTRRKASLFHRMVNMTSLTLETSTAGDNSTVTFHVLTQKEAQEIEKHIRATRSLNRSENTYEKEFPGPVSENVQTDTYNADPIVHFSPTAYDIFKASLASFSFIAVFPIVWSLLSNFIQLFSIGAQAEDVFTDILDAWPWWIILVSIILIILIAIAAGTVLTIFRFGKYEIASDIEKIYVTQGFSERTTFTISKANVQAVTVHQSWIKRALGIAEIKLICAGTTGSEDAEVNRLYPFLPVQRAYTMIEEILPAYQVTSEMNRLPKKAWLLQMLKPSWFWMIATGLLYFVRPDILGLKIPWWILSVLIFILVIVSRLLSSYQTRYTINKTCVQFKTGGFQTRVFLTKKKKIAELQITRNIFQQKLGLASIIVSNRAKPIMYTKINHLPIGWCKAFDRWYLLKE; encoded by the coding sequence ATGAATCAAGAAAAACGGTATCATCCCCTGCTTATGGTCTACGATATTTGGCGCTTGATTAAAAACATGTTCTTCTTATTCCTGTTTTTATTTATTATTCGAGCAAATTCTGATTTTTGGCTGTTTACCTATGGCCGTTTGGCAATCGTTTTGATCTTTCTGCTTATTCTTTTGGCAATTCCCATTCGATGGTTTACCAGCAAATATAAAGTTGGAAATGAAAATCTGCAGCTAAACCGGCGTCTCGTGATAACAAGCAGCCGAACGATATCCTATGCAACAATTCAGCATACCAGGCGGAAAGCTTCCCTATTCCATCGCATGGTCAACATGACCTCACTTACGTTGGAAACGAGCACAGCTGGAGATAATAGCACGGTAACCTTTCATGTTCTAACACAGAAAGAAGCACAGGAAATTGAAAAACACATTCGTGCAACAAGAAGCTTGAACCGTTCAGAAAATACCTATGAGAAAGAATTCCCGGGCCCGGTATCTGAAAACGTTCAAACAGATACGTATAATGCAGATCCTATCGTTCATTTCTCGCCGACAGCCTATGATATTTTCAAAGCTTCCTTAGCATCCTTTAGTTTTATAGCTGTGTTTCCCATTGTATGGTCGCTCCTATCAAACTTCATACAATTGTTTTCTATCGGCGCACAAGCGGAAGATGTGTTCACCGATATTCTGGACGCTTGGCCCTGGTGGATTATTCTCGTTTCCATCATCTTGATCATACTGATTGCGATAGCTGCCGGCACCGTGTTAACCATATTTCGATTTGGCAAATATGAAATTGCTTCTGATATCGAAAAGATTTACGTTACACAGGGATTTTCAGAGAGAACTACCTTTACTATTTCCAAAGCAAATGTGCAAGCTGTCACCGTACATCAATCATGGATAAAACGAGCTCTTGGAATTGCGGAAATAAAATTGATTTGCGCAGGAACTACAGGCAGTGAAGATGCAGAAGTGAACAGACTGTATCCTTTTCTTCCTGTACAGCGTGCATACACAATGATTGAAGAAATATTACCGGCTTATCAGGTGACTTCGGAAATGAATCGTTTGCCTAAAAAAGCTTGGCTGCTTCAGATGCTAAAGCCCAGCTGGTTTTGGATGATTGCAACAGGCTTACTTTACTTTGTCAGACCTGACATTTTAGGCTTGAAAATACCCTGGTGGATACTTTCCGTCCTTATTTTCATTTTAGTCATAGTGTCCAGGCTGCTCTCTTCTTATCAAACCCGCTATACGATAAACAAGACATGTGTGCAGTTCAAGACTGGCGGTTTTCAGACAAGGGTTTTCTTGACTAAGAAAAAGAAGATTGCGGAATTACAAATAACACGTAATATTTTCCAGCAAAAACTGGGCTTAGCCTCTATCATCGTTAGTAATCGCGCCAAGCCTATCATGTATACAAAGATAAACCATCTTCCTATCGGGTGGTGCAAAGCATTTGACAGATGGTATCTGTTAAAGGAATAA
- a CDS encoding PH domain-containing protein: MIKDIPAPQRKLSKYSIKVWLMNEILSNVIGLGILGLFLYLSYSFSWKEWIAWIIMGLILFTIIDMSFTPFKLQRRYQHWRFGVSEEFLQLRSGALFQKHQMIPMTKIQSVSIHQGPFMRKYQLYQLKVNTITTEHTIPALDETEAMELRQQIAGYANVKERDT; the protein is encoded by the coding sequence TTGATAAAAGACATTCCAGCACCACAACGCAAACTATCCAAATATAGTATCAAGGTTTGGCTTATGAATGAAATCCTATCGAATGTAATTGGCTTAGGTATACTTGGTCTATTCCTCTATCTTAGCTATTCTTTTTCATGGAAAGAATGGATAGCTTGGATCATCATGGGGCTGATTTTGTTCACGATTATTGATATGAGCTTCACCCCTTTCAAGCTCCAAAGACGGTATCAGCATTGGCGTTTTGGGGTCAGTGAGGAATTTTTACAATTAAGGTCAGGAGCGCTTTTCCAAAAACATCAGATGATACCCATGACGAAGATCCAATCCGTATCCATTCATCAAGGACCATTCATGAGAAAATATCAGCTTTATCAGCTGAAGGTCAACACGATAACAACGGAGCATACCATTCCCGCTTTAGATGAAACAGAGGCGATGGAACTGCGACAGCAAATCGCAGGCTATGCGAATGTAAAGGAGCGGGACACATGA
- a CDS encoding ABC transporter permease produces the protein MFTIAFREFKSLFTSIRSCLIIAVLFGVTVGAARLVRQFEAPLQDLGLGQDAYIMGLMLLLILAAPLFVTSLSHNIVNKEMDTRTIRFLATKTSRRNIILGKFIGSFLFWAVCLTVALLLIIPFSKSFSILNLIQAIIFVSYFIGLTLFLSTVIPKPSLSMFLGIIISVALPVLGLWSTGTDNLFMKTIGYVTPYFYYIQEETHSYYAYFVVLFPVLFIVLSLFIFRKRDL, from the coding sequence ATGTTTACAATCGCTTTTAGAGAGTTTAAAAGTTTATTTACGAGCATCCGCTCATGTTTAATCATTGCCGTCTTATTTGGTGTTACAGTCGGCGCCGCCAGATTAGTCCGCCAATTTGAAGCTCCCCTTCAGGATTTAGGACTTGGACAGGATGCTTATATAATGGGATTAATGCTTTTATTAATTTTAGCTGCGCCTTTGTTTGTAACCAGCTTATCCCACAACATCGTCAATAAAGAAATGGATACACGGACCATCCGTTTTTTAGCAACAAAGACAAGTCGGCGTAATATTATCCTTGGCAAATTTATCGGGAGCTTTTTATTTTGGGCTGTATGCCTTACTGTCGCTTTGTTACTCATCATTCCATTTTCAAAATCGTTTTCCATTTTAAATCTGATTCAAGCGATTATTTTTGTGTCTTACTTTATCGGCCTGACACTATTTCTATCAACCGTTATTCCAAAGCCATCTTTAAGTATGTTTTTAGGAATCATTATTTCGGTTGCTTTGCCGGTGCTTGGTTTATGGAGTACAGGGACAGACAATCTTTTTATGAAAACCATTGGCTATGTTACACCTTATTTTTATTACATACAGGAAGAAACGCACAGTTACTATGCTTATTTCGTAGTGCTTTTTCCCGTTTTATTTATTGTATTAAGCTTATTCATCTTTAGAAAGAGGGATTTATAA
- a CDS encoding AbgT family transporter, which produces MKSSKTNTNKRLKGKFDILSKIEWFGNRLPEPYMLFVFFIIILMIVSVILSIFEITVIDPKTAEELEIRSLWSSEGIEFMVTSLVTNFTAFAPLGVVLSVRIGIGIAEGVGLLEAGIKKIMLSFPAAMLPYMTIFTGNLATVAADSAYLILPPLAGMIYYSLGRNPIAGIITAFVGIASGIGTGVLIQGNEAILASLTNEASALISDNAPVVTPVDNYYFMVAGAVVATLVGGFISQKITEPRLGPYNENINYEVNPVTKEETIALKWSMYAGIIYLALVVIAIILPESPLRNEAGGLVPSPFLNGILTFIIGFFLVIGVTYGIKMKRIRNTRDAGRYMGEAIYNMRNFLVLILFISQFIAYFEWTRVGTWFAVNGAEFLTSVDFTGFSVIIGLIFITTIINFVITSGAAQWAIFSPIFVPMLLQLGYHPAYVQMAYRIGDASTSMMSPLNPYIVMILEFMREWDKNAGLGTIISHAIPYVICLLISLTLLFSLFTWLGIPIGPGVTTNIDMK; this is translated from the coding sequence ATGAAATCCTCTAAAACGAATACAAACAAAAGATTAAAGGGCAAGTTCGATATACTTTCTAAAATAGAATGGTTTGGTAATAGACTTCCAGAACCGTATATGTTATTTGTGTTTTTTATCATTATTTTAATGATTGTCTCTGTAATCCTGTCTATTTTTGAAATAACTGTAATCGACCCTAAAACAGCGGAAGAGTTAGAAATACGAAGTCTATGGTCAAGTGAAGGTATTGAATTTATGGTTACTAGTTTAGTAACCAATTTTACAGCTTTTGCTCCATTAGGTGTTGTATTGAGTGTTCGTATTGGAATTGGCATTGCAGAAGGGGTAGGACTTTTAGAGGCTGGTATTAAAAAGATTATGCTTTCTTTTCCAGCAGCTATGTTACCGTATATGACGATATTTACAGGAAATCTTGCTACAGTAGCAGCTGATTCTGCCTATTTAATTTTACCTCCTCTTGCTGGTATGATCTATTACTCGTTAGGAAGAAACCCGATCGCCGGAATTATCACAGCGTTTGTAGGTATTGCTTCCGGTATTGGAACTGGCGTGTTAATTCAAGGAAATGAGGCCATTCTTGCGAGTCTAACAAATGAAGCTTCTGCATTAATTAGTGACAATGCACCTGTTGTTACACCAGTTGATAACTACTATTTTATGGTTGCAGGGGCAGTGGTAGCTACACTGGTCGGCGGTTTTATTTCACAAAAGATAACCGAACCGCGATTGGGTCCATATAATGAAAATATTAATTATGAAGTGAACCCAGTTACGAAAGAAGAAACCATTGCCTTGAAATGGTCTATGTATGCAGGGATAATCTATCTAGCGCTTGTTGTAATAGCGATCATTTTACCTGAATCTCCTCTTCGAAATGAAGCGGGAGGCCTGGTGCCCTCTCCATTCTTAAATGGGATCCTTACGTTTATCATAGGGTTCTTTTTGGTTATTGGTGTTACTTATGGAATAAAAATGAAACGGATTCGAAATACCCGGGATGCTGGCAGATATATGGGAGAGGCAATTTATAATATGCGGAATTTTCTCGTATTGATTTTATTTATTTCACAGTTTATCGCCTATTTTGAATGGACACGAGTTGGGACATGGTTTGCAGTAAATGGGGCAGAATTTTTAACTTCTGTTGATTTTACTGGCTTTTCTGTCATCATAGGCTTAATATTTATCACGACGATTATTAACTTTGTGATTACTAGTGGAGCTGCGCAATGGGCCATATTCTCACCAATTTTCGTACCCATGCTTTTGCAGCTTGGCTATCACCCAGCTTATGTACAAATGGCTTATCGAATTGGAGATGCATCGACAAGCATGATGTCACCGCTAAATCCATATATAGTTATGATTCTTGAATTTATGAGGGAATGGGATAAAAATGCAGGTCTGGGTACAATTATTTCTCATGCTATCCCTTATGTCATTTGTCTATTGATTTCTTTAACACTTTTATTTTCTTTATTTACATGGCTTGGTATTCCAATAGGCCCGGGAGTTACGACAAATATAGATATGAAATAG
- a CDS encoding DUF4064 domain-containing protein, which produces MKHQAEMILTAIGILLLGVLFAGSILLYGNVEGSPETLELVQSFMEDENIVEFSEQQIISYIGYLFIYLAVISFTWIILGSAAIYLLKKEARGKSAGMLLIGIAILGTLSTIGLGIFGGIIYLIAEIMAINHSRSAGKYT; this is translated from the coding sequence ATGAAACACCAAGCAGAAATGATTTTAACAGCCATTGGCATTTTATTACTTGGCGTACTATTCGCAGGAAGCATCCTGTTGTATGGCAATGTCGAGGGAAGCCCTGAGACACTGGAGTTAGTCCAGTCTTTTATGGAGGATGAAAATATAGTTGAATTCAGCGAACAGCAAATCATCAGCTATATTGGTTATCTGTTTATCTATTTAGCTGTTATTTCCTTCACCTGGATAATCTTAGGGTCCGCAGCTATTTACTTATTGAAAAAAGAAGCTAGAGGAAAATCGGCTGGAATGCTTTTAATTGGAATAGCCATACTTGGCACACTTTCAACAATCGGTTTAGGGATTTTCGGCGGTATAATCTATTTGATTGCCGAAATCATGGCGATAAACCACAGTCGTTCTGCCGGCAAGTATACATAG
- a CDS encoding response regulator transcription factor, which translates to MEEQTDILIVDDEKAIVTMLEMMLKKEGFQRVHKAYTGQEAIQILKEHKIEVIILDVMLPDGSGFDFCPKIRELTNAYILFLTAKVSDLDVLTGFATGGDDYVTKPFNPLEVAARIKAYLRRSAKTEAVTPEKSSNYDFGHFVLDESAGVLTVNGKDVPCPTQVYLLLLYLCKHPNRIFSKADLLEAVWGFEHFADENTVSVHIRRIRERIEVHPSKPEFLLTVRGLGYKLVKGNAS; encoded by the coding sequence ATGGAGGAACAAACAGATATTTTGATTGTGGATGATGAGAAAGCAATTGTAACTATGTTAGAAATGATGCTGAAGAAAGAAGGATTTCAGCGTGTACATAAAGCTTATACCGGGCAGGAAGCCATTCAAATATTAAAGGAACATAAAATAGAAGTGATTATTCTGGACGTTATGCTTCCGGATGGGAGCGGTTTTGATTTTTGTCCGAAAATCAGAGAGTTGACGAATGCGTATATTCTCTTTTTAACGGCAAAAGTGTCCGACTTGGATGTGTTAACAGGGTTTGCGACAGGAGGAGATGATTATGTCACCAAACCATTTAACCCGTTAGAAGTGGCGGCAAGGATTAAAGCGTATTTAAGAAGATCTGCTAAAACAGAAGCAGTTACACCAGAAAAATCTAGCAACTATGATTTTGGCCATTTTGTCCTGGATGAAAGCGCAGGTGTGTTAACGGTTAATGGAAAGGATGTTCCATGCCCGACACAGGTCTATTTGCTGCTTCTTTATTTATGTAAGCATCCAAATAGAATTTTTTCCAAAGCAGATTTATTGGAGGCGGTTTGGGGTTTTGAACATTTTGCAGATGAGAATACGGTTTCGGTACATATTAGAAGAATCAGAGAAAGAATTGAGGTCCATCCGAGTAAACCGGAATTTT
- a CDS encoding short chain dehydrogenase produces the protein MKILLVGATGSIGEVVYEEFKDDAEIIQASRNASDYPIDMTSEASIKSLFEKVGQVDAIICAAGSAHFATVDELTPEQNMVAVNSKQLGQVNLVLIGQHYLKDNGSITLTTGVLMDDPLKTASSSAMANGGVSAFVKSAAIEMPRGIRINHVSPSMLEKSKEKYGKLFQGFEPVSSKRIGLAYRKSVFGAQTGQAYKVY, from the coding sequence ATGAAAATACTATTAGTAGGAGCAACCGGATCCATCGGAGAAGTTGTGTATGAAGAGTTTAAGGACGATGCAGAAATCATTCAAGCCAGCAGAAATGCTTCGGATTACCCGATCGATATGACGTCGGAAGCGAGCATAAAATCGCTTTTTGAAAAAGTGGGGCAAGTAGATGCTATTATTTGTGCAGCAGGTTCCGCACACTTTGCAACGGTGGATGAATTGACACCGGAGCAGAATATGGTTGCTGTAAATAGTAAGCAGCTAGGGCAGGTAAATTTAGTATTGATAGGCCAACACTATCTAAAGGATAACGGAAGCATTACATTGACAACTGGTGTCCTGATGGATGATCCATTAAAAACAGCTTCCTCTTCAGCGATGGCAAACGGCGGCGTATCAGCATTTGTGAAGTCAGCAGCAATTGAAATGCCGCGCGGAATTCGGATTAATCATGTCAGTCCATCCATGCTTGAGAAATCGAAAGAAAAGTATGGAAAGCTATTCCAAGGATTTGAGCCTGTTTCTTCCAAAAGAATTGGCCTAGCTTATCGAAAAAGTGTGTTTGGTGCGCAGACTGGACAGGCTTATAAGGTTTACTAG
- a CDS encoding ABC transporter ATP-binding protein, whose protein sequence is MEALQTHQLTKSYGKKIVVDSVDLHIPEGTIFGFLGKNGAGKSTFINMVTGLIKPSSGSFEVLGHPEKRLESIQKEIGVLPDYSTFYDDLTAYQHLNYFQKLVKQSLSKQDIIHVLTKVGLEDAVHVKVKKFSFGMKKKLGIAQSIIHQPKLLFLDEPTSGVDANAVLNIHALIKEIASQGTTILLTSHNLNEVEKLCDEIAIMNKGSIQTQGTMKQLREQYQQDIVIHIHHRALSNKEQVHLQSSFSALVEKIQIGETASEIIVPSKEHIPQVNKQFVRQDIDVFRLEVDEPSLEEIFLNLE, encoded by the coding sequence ATGGAAGCTTTGCAAACACATCAGTTAACTAAATCATATGGAAAGAAAATAGTTGTTGATTCCGTTGATTTACACATTCCCGAGGGTACGATTTTTGGCTTTCTTGGAAAAAATGGAGCAGGCAAATCCACGTTTATCAATATGGTAACCGGACTTATCAAGCCCAGCTCCGGTTCCTTTGAAGTTTTGGGACATCCTGAAAAAAGACTTGAATCGATTCAAAAAGAGATTGGTGTACTGCCGGATTATTCTACCTTTTATGATGATTTAACAGCATACCAGCATTTAAACTACTTTCAAAAATTAGTCAAACAATCGCTTTCCAAGCAGGATATTATCCATGTTCTCACCAAAGTCGGTTTAGAGGACGCTGTCCATGTCAAAGTAAAAAAGTTTTCGTTTGGAATGAAAAAGAAACTGGGCATCGCCCAAAGCATTATTCATCAGCCTAAGCTGCTCTTTTTGGACGAACCAACATCCGGCGTGGATGCCAACGCCGTTTTGAATATTCATGCATTAATCAAGGAAATTGCTTCACAAGGAACTACGATTCTACTAACCTCTCACAATTTAAATGAAGTAGAGAAATTATGTGATGAGATTGCGATTATGAACAAGGGAAGCATTCAAACGCAGGGAACGATGAAGCAGCTGCGGGAACAATATCAGCAGGACATCGTGATTCATATTCATCATCGGGCTCTCTCTAATAAGGAGCAAGTACACTTACAGTCTTCCTTTTCAGCGCTTGTCGAAAAAATTCAAATCGGGGAAACAGCTTCCGAAATCATCGTTCCCTCAAAGGAGCATATTCCGCAAGTAAATAAACAATTTGTAAGGCAGGACATCGATGTATTTCGACTAGAAGTAGACGAACCGTCCCTTGAGGAAATTTTTCTTAATCTAGAGTAA
- a CDS encoding TetR/AcrR family transcriptional regulator — MTNKEPKLTKKQIAILEAATDLFAEKGYAGTSTSEIANKAEVAEGTIFKHFKSKKGLLMAVVSPMMIKWLAPMIKKDLNKVLDQEFEYFQDFIRAMIENRKEFIHNNWPMLKILVQEIPFHPDLKEKFIEYVGNDIFDKLREIVKYYQDKGQLADMKADTIIRTVATSILSYIVARYVFLPEINWDEEEVETERIIQILESGIIRQNK; from the coding sequence ATGACAAACAAAGAACCCAAACTAACGAAAAAACAAATCGCAATATTAGAAGCAGCCACAGATTTATTCGCAGAAAAAGGGTATGCAGGAACATCGACGAGTGAAATTGCCAATAAAGCAGAGGTGGCAGAAGGAACGATTTTTAAGCATTTTAAATCGAAAAAAGGCTTGCTGATGGCAGTTGTTTCACCAATGATGATAAAATGGCTTGCACCAATGATAAAAAAAGATCTGAATAAGGTGCTTGATCAGGAATTTGAATATTTTCAAGATTTTATTCGTGCCATGATCGAAAATCGAAAAGAATTTATCCATAATAATTGGCCGATGTTAAAAATTTTAGTTCAGGAAATTCCGTTTCATCCCGATTTGAAAGAAAAGTTTATTGAATATGTCGGGAATGATATTTTTGATAAGCTGCGGGAAATCGTCAAGTATTATCAAGACAAAGGACAGCTGGCTGATATGAAGGCGGATACGATTATACGCACCGTGGCTACATCAATTTTATCGTATATTGTAGCACGTTATGTGTTTCTTCCGGAAATCAATTGGGATGAAGAAGAAGTGGAGACGGAAAGAATTATACAAATACTGGAGAGCGGCATTATACGGCAGAATAAATAG